The following are encoded together in the Equus quagga isolate Etosha38 chromosome 1, UCLA_HA_Equagga_1.0, whole genome shotgun sequence genome:
- the COMMD2 gene encoding COMM domain-containing protein 2, producing MLLDLSEEHKEHLAFLPRVDSAVVAEFGRIAVEFLRRGANPKIYEGAARKLSVSSDTVQHGVEGLTYLLTESSKLLISELDFQDSVFVLGFSEELNKLLLQLYLDNRKEIRTILSELAPDLPSYHSLEWRLDVQLASRSLRQQIKPSVTIKLHLNQNGAHTTQVLQTDPATLVRLVQQLEQALEEMKTNHCRRVVRNVK from the exons ATGCTGCTGGACTTGTCGGAGGAGCATAAGGAGCACCTGGCCTTCCTGCCGCGAGTGGACAGCGCGG TGGTCGCCGAGTTCGGGCGGATCGCGGTGGAGTTCCTGAGGCGAGGCGCGAACCCCAAGATCTACGAGGGCGCCGCCA GAAAGCTCAGCGTGAGCAGTGACACGGTCCAGCATGGGGTGGAGGGGCTGACGTACCTCCTCACGGAGAGCTCGAAGCTGCTG ATATCTGAGCTGGATTTCCAAGACTCTGTTTTCGTTCTGGGATTCTCTGAAGAACTGAACAAACTGTTGCTTCAGCTTTATCTGGATAACAGAAAGGAGATCAGGACTATTCTAAGTGAGTTGGCACCAGACCTTCCCAGTTACCACAGCCTTGAATGGCGACTGGATGTACAg CTTGCAAGCAGAAGCCTCAGACAACAGATTAAACCATCAGTGACTATAAAACTGCACCTTAACCAGAATGGAGCTCACACCACCCAGGTTTTGCAGACGGACCCAGCCACCCTGGTCCGTTTGGTGCAGCAGCTGGAACAAGCACTGGAGGAGATGAAAACAAACCACTGTAGGAGAGTCGTGCGCAACGTCAAGTAG